DNA from Corallococcus soli:
CACCGCGATGCGGCCCAGCTCGAAGTGCGGGTAGACGCTCTGGGGGGCCACCACCTGGGCGGCCTCGAAGGCGGCCTTGGCGCCGTCCAGGTCGCCGCGCTCCGACAGCAGCGTGCCCAGGTTGAAGCGCTCGAAGTAGCCGGCGGTGGGCGCGGCGGCCAGCGCCTTGAGCGTCACCAGCGCCACCGGGTCCCCGGCCTGGGCCTTGAGCATCGCCAGGTGGGCCTGGGCCTCGGTGTTCTCCGGCTGCACCTGCAACAGGCGCGTCACGGCGCCTTCGGCGTCGCGGGCGGCGCCGGTGCTCAGGTGGGTGCGCACCAGGCCCATCAGACAGTCCACGTCCTTCGGGTCGATGGAGAGGCCCTTCTGGAAGCTCTTCACCGCCTCCGCGGGCTGGCCCTGCTGGAGGAACTGACCGCCCTCTTGCGCGTACCTGGATGCCATGGCCCCTACCTACCACGAGCCTCCGGAAAGCCAGCTTCCCCGCCTGCCCCAAAAAGGGCTCATGGATGTTTCACCGTCGCAGCGCGGCCAGGGCGATGCCCGGCACCTTGAGCCATGAGGGCGACTGCTCGAAGTCCACCAGCCGGCGCCCCAGGGCCGCCACCCCCCGGTGGCCTGGAACCCACGGGGGCGCGGGCACGGAGGTGAGCGGCGCGCGCAGCACGGCCTTCTCGATGGACTCCAGCATGAACGTGTTGTGCACCCAGCCCTGCCCGCTCTGGATGTCCTGGAGCGACGAGGACGGGTGGCCGCCCCAGGGAAGGCTGCCCAGCGCGTAGGCCGCGCCCGGCCAGGTGTTGACGGCCACGGTGCCGTAGCGCAGCTCGCGCACCGCCTTCTCCACCGCCGCCTTCACCGTCGGATCCTTGAGGGACTTCGGGTGGACGATGAGCGTGGCGTTGAGGGTGCCCCACACCGTGTCGTTGAGGAACGCCACCGCGGCGTCCAGGAAGGCCACCGGGTCGTCCGCGCCCGGCAGGCCCGTCTCCGACAGCACCGTGCACCAGGGCTCCTGGCGGAAGACGCGGTCCTGGGTCTTCGCGGGGTCCACGTCCGGGATCAGCGCGTACGCCAGGTCCCCTTCACCCGGAGTGCCCACGAGCCGCACGTTCGGACGGCCTTCGGTGAACTGGCGCCAGCGCTCGTCCGCGCCCGGGTAGTACGCGCGGCGCACGGGGGCGTGGGCGAGGCTCGCCTGGATGCGGTCCACGAAGGCGCTGCGCCGGCTCCAGTCCTTCGGCTGCACCAGCAGCTTCGCCGCGTTGCAGTTGAAGGACGCGTTGTTGGCGACCATGCCGGCGACGTCGTCCGCCTGGAAGCGCAGCTCCCCGTCCGAGTACGGGCCCGGCACCACCACCACCGGGGACACGTTGCCCAGCTCGCTGGACACGTGCTTGGCGAGCAGCGGTTCGTTCTTCTGGCGGCGCGCGTCCGACTCCGGGCCGGGCGGGCCCCACACGAGCGCGTCGTGGGTGCGGTCGCTGCCGGTGATGTGCACCTCGTCCACCGCGTCGTGCTGCACGAGCTGCGCGCCCTCCTCCGCGCCGCCGTACACGATGGCCAGCGCATCCCGGGCGATGAGCGGCGCGAAGGCCTGCTCCAGGAAGGGGCCCAGGTAGGCGTTGACGGGGTTCATCTTGAGCACGCAGACGGTGCCTTCGACGAAGAGCTTGTAGAGGCAGTCCAGCGGCGGGATGGAGTTGACGTTGCCGCCGCCCAGCACCGCGCACACGCGGCCCTTGTGGGGCTTTCGGTAGAACGACGCTTGATGTTCCTCGCGCAGGTTGTCGGCGGTGACGCCGGGCTGGAAGTAGACCTCGCCCACGTTGCCGGGCAGCAGCATGGCGTCCAGCCGGTCCAGGGGGAACACCCGCGCGGCGAGCCGCCCGTCCTCCAGCGTGCGCAGGTGCGTGCGGGGGATGACGGGCGCGCCGTGCTTCTGGATGTCGCGCAGCGCGGCCGAGAGCAGGCGCAGGTTGCGCACCACCACCATGGGCCCGGCGAGCCACTCCTCTCCCGCGAGGGGCCCGCCGGGGTCGATGCCCTTGGCCTCGCAGGCCGCGCGCACGCTCGGCTCCGCGATGGCGACGTACGCGCGGCGCAGGTCCTCCAGGAGCCTGAGCCGCTCCGTGAGGGCGAGCTTCGCCCACGCGCCCGAGCCCTCGCGGACCCGGCGCACCAGGATGTCGATGGTGGTGCGAGACGTGTGCTGCGGGACGGCGGCGGACATGGCGACCTCCGGAACGGGCTTCACGCTGAAGGGCCCCGGTATAGGGAAGCCCGCGTGCGCCGTCACCGTGGGGGTCGCGCCCTCCGTCCTCAGGTGGGCAGTGGCTCGGCCAGGCCCTTGCGGATGGCCTCGTCGACCCGCTTCATCACCTTCTGGAACTGCTCACGGTGGCGGGCCGCCTGCTGCTCGCCCAGCTTCGCCTGCTGCTCGCCCAGCTTCGCCTGCTGCTCGCCCAGCTTCGCCTGCTGCTCGCCCAGCGCCTCCATCTTCTGGCTGAGCTCCTCCTGCTGCTTGTCGAGGGCTTCGCGCTCGGGGTCCAGGTCCCCTTCGCGCTTGTCCAGCGCCGCCTCCAGGCGGTCCCGTTCGGCCTCGTCGCGGACATTGGCGAGCCGGGTGCGCTCCAAGCTGATCTCCGCGTGCTTGAGCGCGATCGCGGCGTGCTTCGAGGCGAGCTGCGATTGGGGATGGGCGAGCTCCGCCTGCTTCTGGCCCAGCGCGGCCTGCTTCTGGCCCAGCGCGGCCTGCTGCTGGCCCAGGGCGGACTGCGCGTCCCCCTGCTTCCCGGCCTCCTCCATCAGCTTGCGCACCTGTTCCAGGGTCTGCGCGTCGCGGATCAGGAAGGGCTTGTCGCCGCGCCGCACGAAGATGATGTCCTTGCCCTTCACCTTGAAGGTGCGCGCCAGGTGCACGTCCTCCGAGGAGCCGGAGATCATCGTCCGACCGTCGGAGAGGTACGCGAAGGTGTCGCCGTCCTCCATGTCCGGAGGGCTGGGCGGGAGGGGAGGACGGGGAGGCGTCGGCGCGGCCGCGAGCAGGGGCGGCGCGGGTGGCGCGGGCGGGGCCAGCGCGGCCCGGAGAGGAGGCGCGGGCGGCACGGGCGGCAGCGGAACCACGGTGGAACGGGGCGGCGGTGCGGGCGGCGCCGGGGCCGTCGCCGCGGAGGCGGTCGGAGGCGGAGCCATGGCGGCACGGGCCGGGGATGCGGACGTCGGCGCCTTGGGTGACGGCGTGGCCGTGCTCGCGGTGCCCGGCGTCGCGGAGGACTTCGGCGGCAACGCGGCGGTGCCCTTGTTCGGGGTGGCTTCGTCGTTGACGGTCCGGGTGGTGCCCACCTTGGTGCCAGTCTCCGCGTCCGTCGTGGTGTTGGCGGCGGGCGCCTTGGCGACGACCTGGAAGGGCATCAGGACCAGGGCCCCGAGGGTGAACAGCGCCCCCTTGAGCCAGCGACGGGATTGGGTGGGGACGACATCGACATGTTCCAGCATGCGGAGCCTCCTGTGCAGCGCGTGAAGGTGGGCCGACGCCCCAAGCGCCGCTGCGCTGCCGGGGGGCCGGGTGATGCCAAAGGCGATGAGCAGCTCGCCGTAATCCGCGGGCTCCGCGCCGGTGAGACGCAAGGCCTCCGCGTCACACGCCTCTTCCCTGGCGAGCGCGTACTCATGGGCCGCCCGACGCGCGAGCGGGTGGAAGAAGAGGACCGTCTCCGCCAGCGCCGGCACCCAGCCGAGCCACAGGTCTCCGCGCCGCAGGTGCGCCACCTCGTGCGCGAGCGCCATGCGCAGCGCGTCCTCGGGGAACTCGCGCACCGCCTTGGAGGGCAGCACGATGACCGGCGACACGAGCCCCGCGGCCAGCGGGCTCGCCACTTCATCCGAGACCAGCAATAGGGGCGTCCGGCGCAGGCCCGCCTCGCTCGCGAGGAACTCCGCCTCCTCTTCGAGCACCGGATGCTTCAGGGGCCGCGCCCGCTCACGCATGCCCCGCACCTGACGCCACGCACGCACGTGCCCCCGCACCTGCCAGGCCACACCCGCGCCCCAGACGAGGAGCAGCGTCCACGCGACCGCGCTGGAGCCGGACAACGACCGCAGCCACCGCGAGGCACCGGCGACGAAGGACCCGAAACGGGCCTCGGGTGAGGAGCCGTGGCCCTGAGCAACGGATCCGGGTGCGTGCATCGATGCTCCCCTGTCCGGGGATGCGAGGCTCGGCGTCCTCGCGACGCATTCACCACCCGATGACTCAAGGCCCGATCGCGACAGGGCATCTTCACGCACGGGCATGACCCCACCCGATGTCTGGGATTGCGAGCCCTCCCACCGTGAAGACATACCCGGCGTCTGGAGTTGCGCCACGGTGCCCTGCGTCCCCAGGCTCGCGACGGAGACGGTCTCCGCGGGCAGCAGCGCCAGGGACACCGGGTGCACCCAGCCCAGCGTCAGCACGAACTTGAGCGCCACCAGCCACCACAGGCCCGCGCGCAGGGACGCGGGCAGGCGCGGCACCGCCTTCGCGAGGCCCCAGACCGCCAGCGCGCAGAGCGCCCCCTGCCACGAGGCGCGCCACAGGGACTCCGACCAGGACGACCACCACGGCATCGCGTGCAGCAGGTCCATGGAGTTCATCGGCTCACTCCTTCCGCTTCTGGCGCAGGCGGGTCACGACGTCCTGGAGCTGCTTCAGCTCCTCGTCGGACACGTCCTCCGCTTCGGCCAGATAGGTGACGAACGGCGACAACGACCCGGAGAGCGTGCGCTGCACGAAGTTCCCTACGACGTCGCGCAGCAGCTCTTGCGTGGCCACCGGCGAGGCGTACTGGAACACCCCGTCCACCTTGCTGCGCGTCAGGTAGCCCTTGAGCCGCAGCCGCTCCATCACCGTCAGGATGGTGGAGCGCGCCAACCCCTGGGCCTCACCGAAGCGCTCGGCCACCTCCCCCACCGTCGCCGGCCCGTGCTCCGCCACGTACCGCAGCAGCGCGAGTTCCTGCTCTCCCACCGGCTTCTTCATCCGTCACACCCTTCGTGGCGACAGTTGTAGTCACGAAGCAAGGTACGGCTGACTACAGCCGTAGTCAAGCGAGTGTCGCCGTCCTTCGGTGAGGCCTGGGCAAAGGAGCCTTTCGGGCCCTCGGCTGTCCGGATGGTCCCCGGGTCTGGAGGATGCGGTTCCGCTCGGAGGGAGGCTTTGCGGCAGGCGCCTGCCTGGTCGGTCGCACAGGAGCGGGCCCGGTAGCAGAGGCCCGTGTGTGTCCTTGTCTCTGTCGGCCGGGCAACCAGATTTCCGGAAGACGAAACCCGACTCGCACAGGAGATTCCCCATGAAGCTTCCACTGATGGCGGCCCTTGCCGCCCTGTCTCTGTACGGTTGCGCCGGTCAGTCCGCGAACACGCGTGAAGCCTCGGCTCCCGAAGCGGGCGCCATGGGGGGTTCGGGCAGCGCGGGCACCACCGAGTCCTCCATCGACAGCAGCAGCGCCGACATCCAGGAGTCGGACAAGTCCGCCGGTGAGGCAGGCAACGTGAGCGACCTGGAGAAGCGCGACCGCATGGGCGCGCCCACCGTCTACGAGGGTGAGGCCACCGGCGGCAGCGGCGCCGCCAACGAGACCGTGGAGACGAAGGACGGCCAGAAGTGGGACGTGCAGCAGAACACCCCCACCGACCTGGGCGACCCCCAGACGCCCGCGGGCGCCGTGAACCAGAACCACGAGAATGACGGCACCGGCGGGTCCGGCGACGAGGGCAGCGGCAAGAGTGAGATCAAGGACGA
Protein-coding regions in this window:
- a CDS encoding aldehyde dehydrogenase is translated as MSAAVPQHTSRTTIDILVRRVREGSGAWAKLALTERLRLLEDLRRAYVAIAEPSVRAACEAKGIDPGGPLAGEEWLAGPMVVVRNLRLLSAALRDIQKHGAPVIPRTHLRTLEDGRLAARVFPLDRLDAMLLPGNVGEVYFQPGVTADNLREEHQASFYRKPHKGRVCAVLGGGNVNSIPPLDCLYKLFVEGTVCVLKMNPVNAYLGPFLEQAFAPLIARDALAIVYGGAEEGAQLVQHDAVDEVHITGSDRTHDALVWGPPGPESDARRQKNEPLLAKHVSSELGNVSPVVVVPGPYSDGELRFQADDVAGMVANNASFNCNAAKLLVQPKDWSRRSAFVDRIQASLAHAPVRRAYYPGADERWRQFTEGRPNVRLVGTPGEGDLAYALIPDVDPAKTQDRVFRQEPWCTVLSETGLPGADDPVAFLDAAVAFLNDTVWGTLNATLIVHPKSLKDPTVKAAVEKAVRELRYGTVAVNTWPGAAYALGSLPWGGHPSSSLQDIQSGQGWVHNTFMLESIEKAVLRAPLTSVPAPPWVPGHRGVAALGRRLVDFEQSPSWLKVPGIALAALRR
- a CDS encoding M56 family metallopeptidase, whose protein sequence is MNSMDLLHAMPWWSSWSESLWRASWQGALCALAVWGLAKAVPRLPASLRAGLWWLVALKFVLTLGWVHPVSLALLPAETVSVASLGTQGTVAQLQTPGMSSRWEGSQSQTSGGVMPVREDALSRSGLESSGGECVARTPSLASPDRGASMHAPGSVAQGHGSSPEARFGSFVAGASRWLRSLSGSSAVAWTLLLVWGAGVAWQVRGHVRAWRQVRGMRERARPLKHPVLEEEAEFLASEAGLRRTPLLLVSDEVASPLAAGLVSPVIVLPSKAVREFPEDALRMALAHEVAHLRRGDLWLGWVPALAETVLFFHPLARRAAHEYALAREEACDAEALRLTGAEPADYGELLIAFGITRPPGSAAALGASAHLHALHRRLRMLEHVDVVPTQSRRWLKGALFTLGALVLMPFQVVAKAPAANTTTDAETGTKVGTTRTVNDEATPNKGTAALPPKSSATPGTASTATPSPKAPTSASPARAAMAPPPTASAATAPAPPAPPPRSTVVPLPPVPPAPPLRAALAPPAPPAPPLLAAAPTPPRPPLPPSPPDMEDGDTFAYLSDGRTMISGSSEDVHLARTFKVKGKDIIFVRRGDKPFLIRDAQTLEQVRKLMEEAGKQGDAQSALGQQQAALGQKQAALGQKQAELAHPQSQLASKHAAIALKHAEISLERTRLANVRDEAERDRLEAALDKREGDLDPEREALDKQQEELSQKMEALGEQQAKLGEQQAKLGEQQAKLGEQQAARHREQFQKVMKRVDEAIRKGLAEPLPT
- a CDS encoding BlaI/MecI/CopY family transcriptional regulator, whose protein sequence is MKKPVGEQELALLRYVAEHGPATVGEVAERFGEAQGLARSTILTVMERLRLKGYLTRSKVDGVFQYASPVATQELLRDVVGNFVQRTLSGSLSPFVTYLAEAEDVSDEELKQLQDVVTRLRQKRKE